The Porites lutea chromosome 4, jaPorLute2.1, whole genome shotgun sequence genome contains a region encoding:
- the LOC140935888 gene encoding spondin-2-like has product MKPIAIFVLYIEIYVGLRVVAETKCGNAKCSSVSLQQQGKSLDEVKKQKVADHLEDDKYTCCACGGATYDITFTGKWRESTHPRHFPGIMARWSPLIGASHSKDYIIWEYGGMASAGVTMVSEWGAVYKLIKEMKSQGGNVYSIIQTRMLYTSLGQVSSTFKADNRRNLVSVLAKITPSPDWSVGVDRINLCDGNCTWKKQIVQDLYPWDAGTDDGITFISANRKTNPQQPIQKITRYTHKHSQGTFPNNKDGDITRPFGQIKLQLMHTSGSCGEPQPLPFPEKPQRVHCKVSRWTKWTACSVTCGRGIQLRGRAILKQPMNDGLPCPTLRESRSCFIRNCSNFRPPKRNCRLSSWSSWTDCWGTCTRGGKFRTRTILQKAGPGGKSCRDFELIKFRKCKLEKCPLEKSNDCIVSGWSPWSPCSKKCNRGRQHRLRKIIKRETTGGASCPSKLRERRKCANKCPV; this is encoded by the exons ATGAAGtaaagaaacagaaagtagCAGACCACCTGGAGGATGACAAGTATACTTGCTGTGCTTGTGGTGGAGCAACGTATGACATCACTTTCACTG gtaAATGGAGAGAATCCACACATCCTCGGCATTTTCCAGGGATTATGGCACGCTGGTCTCCATTGATTGGTGCTTCACACAGCAAAGATTACATCATTTGGGAGTATGGGGGAATGGCCTCCGCCGGAGTGACCATGGTCAGCGAGTGGGGAGCTGTTTATAAACTAATAAAGGAGATGAAAAGTCAGGGGGGAAATGTTTACAG CATCATCCAGACTCGAATGCTATACACAAGTCTTGGTCAGGTGTCCTCTACCTTCAAAGCAGACAACAGACGCAATCTTGTGTCGGTGCTGGCAAAGATAACACCAAGCCCGGACTGGAGCGTGGGCGTTGATCGAATTAATCTGTGCGACGGAAATTGCACTTGGAAAAAACAAATCGTTCAGGATCTCTACCCATGGGATGCAG GTACCGATGACGGCATAACATTCATCTCCGCCAATAGGAAAACAAATCCTCAGCAACCGATACAGAAGATCACCAGATACACGCATAAGCATTCTCAAGGAACATTCCCTAACAATAAGGACGGCGATATTACTCGTCCCTTTGGTCAGATCAAACTACAGCTTATGCATACTTCCGGATCATGTGGTGAGCCGCAACCTCTGCCCTTTCCTGAAAAAC CGCAACGAGTACATTGTAAAGTATCTCGATGGACGAAATGGACTGCGTGCTCAGTCACATGCGGTCGAGGCATTCAGCTTAGGGGCCGAGCAATACTCAAGCAGCCAATGAATGACGGCTTACCGTGTCCAACATTGAGAGAATCCAGGTCTTGCTTTATCCGCAACTGTTCCA ATTTTCGCCCTCCGAAACGAAACTGCAGGCTGTCTTCATGGTCGTCCTGGACTGATTGTTGGGGCACTTGTACCCGAGGTGGCAAATTTCGGACGCGGACAATACTTCAAAAAGCAGGACCAGGAGGGAAATCTTGTAGAGACTTCGAGCTCATAAAATTCAGAAAGTGCAAACTTGAGAAATGCCCTTTAGAGAAAAGCAACG ATTGCATTGTATCCGGTTGGTCGCCCTGGTCGCCATGTTCTAAGAAGTGTAACAGAGGTAGACAGCATCGActaaggaaaataataaaacgtGAAACGACTGGCGGGGCCAGCTGCCCTTCAAAGCTAAGAGAGAGGAGGAAATGTGCCAATAAATGTCCTG TGTGA